A single region of the Bdellovibrionales bacterium CG10_big_fil_rev_8_21_14_0_10_45_34 genome encodes:
- a CDS encoding ATP-dependent DNA helicase, whose protein sequence is MKDLSVLLNGLNPTQREAVLHTEGPLLIAAGAGSGKTRVLTHRMAFVVASGLAGPENILAVTFTNKAAREMETRAVRLMLDLGIPVYEPPWISTFHSIGVRILRQYADRLGFNRQFVIYDSDDQLSMIKRSLKALDISDKIYPAKSGQAFINHCKTLGIEAVDSHKQADGYRDQTFVKVYHHYEEALKVANAFDFADLLLKTNSLFNKHPDVLEAYQERFRYLFVDEYQDTNSIQYEIVKKLSAKSKNLCVVGDEDQSIYSWRGADIRNIMEFETDFANARLIKLEQNYRSTKNIVRAASGVIANNSLRKPKELFTDNTDGSQVFVREESTDYDEAKYCAAQIRRWMESEFARHKDIAIFYRTNAQSRVLEEQLRAASIPYKLIGAVRFFDRMEIKDALSYLRLVYNPSDDLAFLRAINTPPRGIGKTSLERLSALAQREGLPLFQAAQMAVSQTEIPKKARKGLEELLVILEELFEFSLQAKVSELYQRMIQRTKYIEFLRSQDTGDADSRIQNLEELSNAFEAFENERGEEATLAAFLEEIALISDIDKVNPDEDAVTLMTLHISKGLEFPYVIIIGVEESLFPSYRTFDLIDGDALEEERRLAYVGMTRAEKELHLTYTRRRKVWGQDQFNPPSRFISEIPKELISFSSSIYSPRGTFSERHGLGARPISNSKSTPSHWADDHAQNFSESETGSVVSIFRPGLRVRHSVFGSGTVYGVEGSGENMKLTVDFDNQRLKTLVAKYARLEILR, encoded by the coding sequence GTGAAAGATTTATCAGTTTTACTAAATGGACTAAACCCGACCCAGCGAGAGGCAGTCCTCCATACCGAAGGCCCGCTGCTCATCGCGGCTGGAGCCGGATCAGGCAAGACTCGAGTTCTCACCCACCGCATGGCCTTTGTCGTCGCCAGTGGGCTCGCGGGGCCTGAGAACATTTTGGCAGTGACGTTTACAAATAAAGCAGCACGCGAAATGGAGACAAGAGCCGTGCGATTGATGCTCGATCTGGGAATACCCGTTTACGAGCCCCCTTGGATCAGCACTTTTCATTCTATTGGCGTTCGCATACTGCGGCAGTACGCCGATCGACTGGGTTTTAACAGGCAATTTGTTATCTACGATTCCGACGATCAGCTATCGATGATCAAACGCTCACTAAAGGCACTCGACATAAGCGACAAGATTTATCCAGCCAAATCAGGGCAAGCATTTATCAATCACTGCAAAACCTTGGGCATAGAAGCAGTGGATTCCCACAAGCAGGCAGACGGATACCGAGATCAAACCTTTGTGAAGGTCTACCACCATTATGAAGAGGCTTTGAAGGTAGCCAATGCCTTCGACTTTGCGGATCTTTTACTTAAGACAAACTCTCTCTTTAACAAGCACCCAGATGTGCTCGAGGCCTATCAAGAAAGATTTCGCTATCTTTTTGTGGACGAGTATCAAGACACCAATTCTATACAATATGAAATTGTTAAAAAGTTGAGCGCAAAGTCGAAGAACCTTTGCGTGGTTGGCGACGAAGACCAGTCCATTTATAGCTGGAGAGGCGCGGACATCAGAAACATCATGGAGTTTGAAACAGACTTTGCAAACGCAAGGCTTATCAAACTCGAGCAAAACTACCGGAGCACCAAAAATATTGTGCGAGCAGCCAGTGGTGTGATCGCCAACAACTCACTTAGAAAACCCAAAGAGCTCTTTACAGATAATACCGATGGATCCCAAGTCTTTGTAAGAGAAGAGTCCACCGACTACGATGAAGCCAAGTACTGTGCCGCTCAGATTCGTCGATGGATGGAGAGTGAATTTGCTCGCCATAAAGACATCGCCATTTTTTATAGAACGAACGCTCAGTCTCGAGTTCTAGAAGAGCAGCTGAGGGCAGCGTCGATTCCGTACAAACTGATTGGAGCTGTTCGCTTTTTTGATCGAATGGAAATCAAAGATGCGCTTTCTTACTTAAGACTTGTTTACAACCCCTCGGATGATTTGGCTTTTCTAAGAGCCATCAACACTCCACCCAGAGGCATTGGTAAAACCTCGTTAGAGCGACTTTCTGCCTTGGCCCAACGCGAAGGTTTACCGCTGTTTCAAGCGGCGCAAATGGCCGTCAGCCAGACAGAGATACCGAAAAAAGCGCGCAAGGGTTTAGAAGAATTGCTTGTTATTTTAGAGGAGCTTTTTGAGTTCTCACTTCAGGCTAAAGTTTCCGAACTCTATCAGCGAATGATCCAAAGAACCAAGTACATAGAGTTTCTTAGAAGCCAAGATACCGGTGATGCTGATTCGCGGATTCAAAACCTTGAAGAGCTTTCAAATGCGTTTGAAGCCTTTGAAAATGAACGAGGAGAAGAGGCAACTCTTGCCGCTTTCTTAGAGGAGATCGCGCTGATATCAGACATCGACAAGGTTAATCCAGATGAAGACGCCGTAACATTGATGACACTTCATATTTCGAAGGGTCTTGAGTTTCCGTACGTAATAATCATTGGTGTTGAAGAAAGCTTGTTCCCGTCTTACCGCACTTTTGATTTGATTGACGGAGATGCACTAGAAGAAGAACGAAGACTGGCTTACGTAGGGATGACCCGAGCAGAAAAGGAACTGCACCTAACATACACTCGAAGACGCAAAGTTTGGGGGCAGGATCAGTTCAATCCACCAAGTCGTTTTATTTCTGAAATCCCTAAAGAACTTATTAGTTTTTCTAGCTCCATTTATTCGCCAAGAGGTACTTTTAGTGAAAGACATGGTTTAGGGGCGCGGCCAATTAGCAACTCGAAGAGTACGCCTTCACACTGGGCGGATGACCACGCTCAGAATTTTTCAGAGAGTGAAACCGGCTCGGTAGTTAGCATTTTTAGGCCGGGCCTTCGCGTAAGGCATTCTGTGTTTGGATCTGGTACCGTTTACGGAGTCGAAGGATCTGGCGAAAACATGAAGCTGACAGTAGACTTTGATAATCAACGACTAAAAACCTTAGTCGCCAAATATGCCCGCCTCGAAATTCTCCGCTAA